The Paenibacillus sp. FSL W8-0426 region GTCGTGATTCGGAAGGATAAGGCAGCGCCGCAATATGCGCCGTCTCTCCGGTCCGCTTGGCATGGATGGTTACCGTCTCGGCGGTCGGCGTTCCGATCAACGTAATCCCATGCCTGTTCACCAGCGGCGTGACCGACGATACCCGCTCAGGCTGATCGTGATTGCCTGCAATGACGATCAGCGGCCTGCCCTTTTCCGTCAGTCTGGCCGCAGCCTCATAGAACAGCTGTTCCGCAGCCGCCGGCGGATTGACGGAGTCGTACACGTCCCCTGCCATCAGCACCGCATCGGCCTGTTGCTCGTCGGCTAACCTGACGAGCTCGTCCACAAAATCCTCCTGCTCCCGAAGTCGGCTCCGACCCTCCAGCGTTTTTCCGAAATGCCAATCTCCCGTGTGCAACATACGCATCGCCCGTTCATCCCCTCTCCATGGAAACCCTCGCGGCCGCGAGGAGAAAAATGCTCTGTACAAACCTGCTTTCCCCGTACGCTACCCTCGTCCCGTCCACCCGGGTTTCCTTTGTGTTTCTGCATTCATCTATTGCTGAGCCCTCGTGATCAAGGCACTCATACAGGCAGCACTGCCTCTTTTATCTTTCGTGGACCGCCTCCCGCACTCGGCCGTGGTGGCCTATAAGCGAACGGCATGCCCGCCATCAAAGAAATACAACCATTTCCGCGAAACCTTCCGGCCCAATATATCTTCGATGGCCTGAGCATACAGGTTCAGTTGGAAGCTGTAATTCGCTACCAGCGCATCGACGCCGCCCCGATGTTCAAGCACGCGGTCCGTCTTGTAATCGAGCAGAACCAACTCTCCGTCCACCTCATAAAGACAATCGATGATCCCCTGAACCAGCACCGTTTCTTGTTCCAGAACCGCGCTCTGTTTCGCGTCAAAGTCCACCGTTCCCTCTCCGGCGTTTGCAGTACGATCGTTCACCCACCGCGCGGGCGTAAGATTCGCCGGAAGCCCGTAAACAAACGGAATCTCCCGTTGAACACGATCGGCACGCAGCAGCTCGGAGCCGGGCTCCGTCTCGAAGAACGCCATAAGCTCCGCAGCTTCAACGACGTCCGCCTGCTGCTGGGTCAGCAATTGCCGCTGAACGAGATTGGCGACCGTTTGTTCCAGGACGGCAACGTCAATCACGGTACCATCAAACGGTACATGCTGCATCACCGTATGATACACCGTTCCTCGCTCAGCCCCTGTCAATTGCTTCTCTTCCATGAATTTCGGACGACGAAGATGAAGCTTGAACGAGGCATCTGCGGCATGGCCGCCTCCGTTATCGGCATTCCGGACCGGAACATTTCTGCGGATTTCATCGCTTTTCCTGCCATTGCGCAAATCCGGCGCCTGACCGGCGCCTTGTCGGGCGTGGACCGGTTTTCCGTCGCCCGCTTCTGCCGTCTCGTCACCCGATCCCGGGTTTTCCGTGTCCACTTGCCCTGCTTCTCCGTCAGGCTTGTATCGATTCCGCACAAACAGCTCCTCCATCACCTGCAGGGATTCGTCCCCAAGGGAGAAAAAACGGCTTTTCAGTTCGGATACGGATGTGCTCGCAGCAACTCGCGTGGCTGCCTCATGAGCATAAGACCATGACAGCCGCCGATCCACTTCCTGCATCAGATTGCTGCTTGCCTGGTCGTCGATCTGCACTAATCCGTCTCGATCATCAGTTCGCTGCTCCGGCAGTTCCAACGCTTCCTCCGTTTCGATCCGATCATCCATGCGCAGTTTGGGCCGCAAAGATACCGGTTGTTTCGCCGCCAAGGCAGACATCCGTTCCTCACGGATCAGCGACAACCCTTCCTGGTTCTCTTGCGCCGAACCAACCATGACCTCCTTGGATATGCGGTCAGCGTTTACTACCGCAATATTCCAGCGTGATTCATCATCGGTCAGGCATGCAGCGTAAGCATCGCTTCCACCCGCAAGCTGCCGCAGCAGGGTCGCATCCGGATGACGGACCAGCGAAGGTCCGATCCAGTCGAGATAACTTCTGCCGGCGGCGAGCAGGTAATCCGGGAGATTCAGTTCGGGACTGTCCTTGACCTGTGCCCAGGCAGCCGCTTTTTTGGCCGCGTCTTTCACCGTGCCGACCAAAATCATTTTTTCCTTCGGCCGTGTCAGTGCCACATACAGCACGCGCATCTCCTCCGCGAGGAGTTCGAAACGGGCGCGGCGGCGAATGGCCAGATTGGCCAGCGTCGGATAGGTTACCCGATTGTCGCGATCCACGAACCGCGGGCCGAATCCAAGCTCCTTGTGCATCAGAAACGGTGCGTTCAGGTCCTGCTGGTTGAACATTTTGGATATGCCTGCCACGAACACGACCGGAAACTCCAACCCTTTACTTCGATGAATGGTCATGATGCGCACCGCGTTATCCTGCTCCCCGGACGCGCTCATCGCCCCCAAATCCCCGCCATTTTCCCGAAGTCTGGACACGTATGTCAGGAAACGGAACAATCCGCGGTTCGCGGTCGCTTCTTCATATTGCCGTGCACGATCGTACAATGCCTTAAGATTGCTCTGTCTCTGCATGCCTCCGGGAAGGCCGCGCACCCAATCCAAATATCCCGTTTCGCGGTATATACGCCAGATCAATTCGCTCAAGCTTCCTTGACGCGCTTCCCGTCTCCACTGCTGCAGCTGGCGCAAAAAACGCGCCAGTTTTTGCCGCAACAAATCCGCTTCATCACTTTCATGCTGAACGAAATGCTCCTGATGTCCGTTGGATAGACCGGCATAGAACTGACCATCTGCATGACCCTCTGCTCCAACGAAGCTTTGATCGGGATCGTCGTTTTCCAAAACCGGTTCAGGCAGTTCAAGCTCCGCCGTCGCCGCGGTTTCCCCCAGCGCCTGTTCCAGCTCGCTCCATGCCTCGGACCATTCCACCTGAGTGGGGTCGTCTTTCCCTTTCCCCATCGAATCTGCTAAACGAATCGAAGGTTCCTCAAGACTACCAGCAGCCATTATCACTGCATCATAGAAGGATTGTCTCTGATCGCCAAGGCGTATGAGCGCAAGTTCCTCTTCATCCAGTCCCACGATCGGGGAACGAAGCACCGAAGCAAGCGGGATGTCCTGACGCGGATTGTCCACGATCTGCAGCAAGGATAACATCACTTCGACCTCGGTCGCCTGAAAATAACCCTTGCTCTGTTCCCCGCCAGCCGGAATGCCCTGCTGCCTGAATTCTTCGATCATGAGCGGAGCCCACATCGCCGCGGAACGAAGCAGAATGACGATATCGCCGTAACGCGCCGGGCGCATCGTTTTGAGCGCTTTGTCGTATACCTGCAGCGCAGGTTTGTCCCCGTCACCCAAAAGCTCGCGAATCCGTCCTGCGATCGCCCGTGCTTCCAATTGGGCCGTCTCCAGCTCTGCGCTCTCCAATTCCGCGAGCGGTTGGCCTTCTCCCGTCTCGCTTTCGGCATCCGCCCAATCCGCGCCGTCGCCCTGGCGGTCGATCAGCAGCAGTTCAGGCGTGTAGGACGCCGTGCCCAGCGATTCTTCCGGAAAAGTCGCGCCATAGGCAAGCTGTGCTCGCTCGTCATACGCGATTTCGGCAACACTTTCGTTCATGATTTGGCGAAACAGCATGTTCACGGCATGCACGACTTCGGAACGGCTGCGGAAATTGCGCGCAAGGTCGATCCGTTTCCCTGCCCGAAGCGGCAGCGCTTGATCTTCCCTATCGCCCGCGTCCGTCCGATACTGTCGGTATTTGCTCAAGAACAATCCAGGCTCCGCAAGACGGAAACGATAGATGCTTTGCTTCACGTCCCCGACCATGAAGCGGTTCCCCGGGGCTTCCCTCGAAATCAACCGCACGATGTCTTCCTGCACCGTATTGGTATCCTGGTATTCGTCCAGCAGCACTTCATCAAAGCGCTCCCGGTATTCCATCGCAGCATCGGAAGGCAACGCCTGGTCCGGCGTGGAATCCTCATGCCGCAAAATCTGCAAGCAGTAATGCTCCAAGTCGTTAAAATCGACCTGTCCGCGCTCCTGCTTTGCGCTGCGGTACAGCTCGGCGAACTCGCTGACCAGACGGGACAGCTCTTGCATGAGCGGAGCAGCCTGCTGCAGCTCCTGCCAAAAGGAAAATGCGCTTCTGCCGAACAGCGAAGCTTTCAGATCCGAGACCGCTTTTTTCGCAGCCTCGCGCAATTCCTTGACCTGCTCCTGCAAATCGGGATCGGTCTGGTCCTTCTTGCACGGTTTCAGCTTGCCGAAAGCCACCGTTTGAAAAGCCTCCGGCTGGCGCTCCCATGGCACGACCTGCACCGCGGACAACAACTCTTCGACCATGGCAAGGTCTGCTTTCAATGTATCGGCGTATGGGGCCGGTCCTCCCGGCTGCAGCGCAATCGCGATCCCCTGGCGCAGCAATCCGGCTGCCCCGCTCAATGTCAGTGCCGCATCTTGCAAAATGCTTCGCACCCAAGGCGATTGTCCCAAAGCTTCCACGCTTTCGACCTGAAATGCGTCTGCCATCTGGGCAAGCCAATGCTCCGGCCAGGAATGGCTGCGCGAAAAATCGTACAGCCGCTGGACCAGCCTGTGCATCGCATCATCGCTGCGTTCGCCGCTGAACCAGTCGACCAGTTCGCGGAACGTGCTGCCTTCCCCCTCTTGGCCATACTTTTCTTCGAACAGCTGCTCGAGCAGCTCCTGACGCATCAGTTCCGCTTCGTTTTCGTTCAGGATGCGGAACGCTGGATTCAGCGGAATAAGCTGATAATAACGGCGAATGACTTCCATGCAGAAGGAATGCAGCGTCGTGATCGACGCCCGCCCGAGCAGCGAAAGCTGCGTGCGCAGATGCTCTTCCTCCGGATTCTGTTCCAGCGCCTGTTCCAGCGCTTCCCGAATCCGCTGCTTCATTTCGGAAGCTGCCGCCTTCGTAAACGTGGCCACGAGCAGGCGATCCACGCTGAACCCCAGGGAAGGATCGGCAATTTTGCGAATGATGCGTTCCACCAGCACCGCCGTTTTCCCGGACCCGGCCGCAGCCGCCACCAGAATGTCTTCCCCGCTTTGCGAGATGGCGCTCCACTGGTCATCGCTCCAGAAACTTCCCTCCGGTTTGGGTATGCTATGCAACTTCGTCATGTCGTCTCCCCTCCCTTGTGATGGGATAACAGGTCCCACATTTGCTGTTTGCCCGGTTTGGGCAGCAGCTTGTATTCGTTGCCTTCGATATTTTCGTCAAACTGGCAGACCGGCTTGTACGGGCAAAACGTGCAGGCCACCTCCTGCTGGATGCGGTAAGGCTCGATGGCCACATCGCCCTCGGTAATGCGCGTTCCAATCTCGCGAATGTTATGGCGCACGGATGACAGCAGCGTATCCCATTGCTCCGGCGTCGCCACGGCCGCACTGCTGTAGAAGCTTCCATCCGCCTTCAGCGCAACCGGAATTATGGCCGAATGACCCTTATCGAGGGTGTGGTCCATCTGAGCAATCGCATCCCGATCCGCAAGCAGCAGCCCTTTCATCTTGAATTTCTTCAACAGCTCCTGCCCCGCCTGCTCGGGAGTCATGCCGTTGGAGGATTGCAACAGCGGGTTATGCACGTGGAAATACAATGTTCCGCCAGGCAATGCAGGTTCTCCAAGCCATTCTTCGGCAGCGCTCAGCAGCACTTCAAGGTAAGTGAGCATCTGCAAAGAAAGGCCATAATACACTTCATGCAGCTTGAGATCCGTCTGGCTTGATTTGTAGTCGATGACGCGCAGCAGCAATCCGTTCTCGCCTTCTGCAACGTCAACGCGGTCGATCCGGCCCACGATTTCCAGCACGCAGCCGTTCTCCAGCTCGAAACGCAGCGGCGGCAGCGGTTTGTCGGGGCCAAAGTCCAGCTCCAGCCCGATCGGCTCGAAGCTCCCCCGCCGCGATTGCTCGCCGAGGATGACCGAGGCACGGCCGACGACTTCTTTCAACTTGCGGAAAATGTATCCGTACCGCTTCGTGCTGAGCAAAATTTCGCCCTGAAGCTGCGGAGCGATCTGCTCTACCGTATGCTCGGCTTCCTGCCTGCACTCGTCGGGCGAAAGGCTTCCCCAGCTTCGGTTTTGCTCGCGCAGCCGAATCGCAAGCTGGCTGAGCGCAGCGTGGAACAATTGTCCGATGTCAGGCGCCTGCAAGCGATACGTCTGACGTTCTTTCAGGCGCAGCCCATGGGAGGCAAAATGCGAGAAAGGACATGCCACAAAGCGTTCCATGCGCGAGACGCTGGTCCTGACTTGCGTTCCGTACAATTTGCGGCTTGTCGACGTACGCAGGGGCAGTGCGCGATTCTGATAAAACACCGACCCGAGCAGGCGTTCCAGCGGAAGCCTTGTCTCCATGCGGGACAGATGCCAATTGTATACCGCCCACCACAGTTCAGGTATTTCTTCTCCCCGCCGCCATCTGCGCAGCTGCGCGATCAGGCTGGACAGGCTTTGTCCGGAATGAAGCACATGGGCCCAATGGCTCTGCTCGTCGTCCACGTTTTGCGGCTCCGCGAGCAGCGGTGAAATTTCAAGACCGAACATTTTGCGCACATGCCTTACGATTTCCGAGGGCAGCAGCGTTTTGCCTTCTTCATCGGCAACCGGATAACTGAGCCATAACCGGTGACTCGCCGAGGTGAGCGCAGTATAGATCAGGAAGCGTTCATCCAACATTTTACGGGTGGCATTCGGTCCGAGGGAAAGGCCGCGATCCGTCAGCCAGAGCCGCTCCTGCTCCGTCAATACGCCGTCGTCCTGAGGAACGGCAGGCAGTTCTCCATCCACGGCGCCCAGCACGAACACGTAACGGATATCCCTTAGACGGGTCCGGTCCATGGAGCCGAAGAGGACCTGATCCAGCGCCGGGGGAATCAGGCCGAGCTGCAGCTCGGCCAGTCCGGTCTCGACCATGCCTGCAAACAGGTCGAGCTCCAACCGTTCGCTGCCGAGCATGTCCACCGTCTGGTCCAGCAAATCCAGCACGGCGCCCCAGATCTGGCGATGCTCGCGCGATCGTTCCGGATCGCCTTCAGCCTCCGCACGGGCCGACATGGCATCCAGCTTCCACGGAACTTCCGCGTCCTCCAACAGCTGGTACAGAGCAACGCAGCGTTCCTTGGCGGTCTTGGCTTTGTTCATTCGTTTCTCGAATGCGCCCAGCGGGCCTGTAATCGTCGATCTGCACGTCTCCATCAGGGCCAACATCTGCTCACGCCCCAGGTTGCGGCGCTCCTGGCCCGGATCTTCCAGCGACAGGCTTGGCGCAGCCCGCCATGGCTTGCCGTCCGTCCAACGATATCCGTGAATGCCGCTGGCAAGCACGTAATTTTCAAGCTGATCCATGTCTTCGCGCGTAACGGAGCCGTCCCGGGGAAGCAGCAAATCCGTTTTGACGCAGCGAAATACGTCCTCGTACCTCCACCGACGGCGAACGATGTCCAAGGCGGAACGAACGAATTCCGCAAGCGGGTGATGCAATTCGTTTCTTCTTCGGTCAAGGAACACAGGCACGTCGTAATCCCGGAAAAGCGGTTCGGCCATATCGGCATAGGCATCGAGATTGCGGACGAGCACGGCCATGTCCCGATAGCGCACGCCTTCTTCCTGTGCCAGGCGACGCATTTCCCGGAGCGCGCCTTCCAATTCGGTACGGCGGTTCTCCGCCGCGTACAGCCGAATGCCCGGATCTCGGCCATCGCTTCTCCAGCGGACGCGCCGATCGAATCCCGCTTCCAGATGAGCCAGCCCCGGACTGTTCACGAAGCGAGGCAAGACGTCCGCATGAAGCACCTGCGTTTCGGTTGCCACGCCTCTCTCGTCGGCCATGCCTTTTAACTTGGCATACGCTCCCGCCGTAGGGAAGAACAGATCCAGTTCCCCAGGCAGTGCGCCTTGATCGTAA contains the following coding sequences:
- the addA gene encoding helicase-exonuclease AddAB subunit AddA; its protein translation is MTKLHSIPKPEGSFWSDDQWSAISQSGEDILVAAAAGSGKTAVLVERIIRKIADPSLGFSVDRLLVATFTKAAASEMKQRIREALEQALEQNPEEEHLRTQLSLLGRASITTLHSFCMEVIRRYYQLIPLNPAFRILNENEAELMRQELLEQLFEEKYGQEGEGSTFRELVDWFSGERSDDAMHRLVQRLYDFSRSHSWPEHWLAQMADAFQVESVEALGQSPWVRSILQDAALTLSGAAGLLRQGIAIALQPGGPAPYADTLKADLAMVEELLSAVQVVPWERQPEAFQTVAFGKLKPCKKDQTDPDLQEQVKELREAAKKAVSDLKASLFGRSAFSFWQELQQAAPLMQELSRLVSEFAELYRSAKQERGQVDFNDLEHYCLQILRHEDSTPDQALPSDAAMEYRERFDEVLLDEYQDTNTVQEDIVRLISREAPGNRFMVGDVKQSIYRFRLAEPGLFLSKYRQYRTDAGDREDQALPLRAGKRIDLARNFRSRSEVVHAVNMLFRQIMNESVAEIAYDERAQLAYGATFPEESLGTASYTPELLLIDRQGDGADWADAESETGEGQPLAELESAELETAQLEARAIAGRIRELLGDGDKPALQVYDKALKTMRPARYGDIVILLRSAAMWAPLMIEEFRQQGIPAGGEQSKGYFQATEVEVMLSLLQIVDNPRQDIPLASVLRSPIVGLDEEELALIRLGDQRQSFYDAVIMAAGSLEEPSIRLADSMGKGKDDPTQVEWSEAWSELEQALGETAATAELELPEPVLENDDPDQSFVGAEGHADGQFYAGLSNGHQEHFVQHESDEADLLRQKLARFLRQLQQWRREARQGSLSELIWRIYRETGYLDWVRGLPGGMQRQSNLKALYDRARQYEEATANRGLFRFLTYVSRLRENGGDLGAMSASGEQDNAVRIMTIHRSKGLEFPVVFVAGISKMFNQQDLNAPFLMHKELGFGPRFVDRDNRVTYPTLANLAIRRRARFELLAEEMRVLYVALTRPKEKMILVGTVKDAAKKAAAWAQVKDSPELNLPDYLLAAGRSYLDWIGPSLVRHPDATLLRQLAGGSDAYAACLTDDESRWNIAVVNADRISKEVMVGSAQENQEGLSLIREERMSALAAKQPVSLRPKLRMDDRIETEEALELPEQRTDDRDGLVQIDDQASSNLMQEVDRRLSWSYAHEAATRVAASTSVSELKSRFFSLGDESLQVMEELFVRNRYKPDGEAGQVDTENPGSGDETAEAGDGKPVHARQGAGQAPDLRNGRKSDEIRRNVPVRNADNGGGHAADASFKLHLRRPKFMEEKQLTGAERGTVYHTVMQHVPFDGTVIDVAVLEQTVANLVQRQLLTQQQADVVEAAELMAFFETEPGSELLRADRVQREIPFVYGLPANLTPARWVNDRTANAGEGTVDFDAKQSAVLEQETVLVQGIIDCLYEVDGELVLLDYKTDRVLEHRGGVDALVANYSFQLNLYAQAIEDILGRKVSRKWLYFFDGGHAVRL
- the addB gene encoding helicase-exonuclease AddAB subunit AddB yields the protein MSVRFVIGRAGSGKSTLFTREMASLLQQDPQGKPLIMLVPEQSSFRAGQALFAYGGVKGAMRAEVYGFRRLAHRVMQEIGGSARTPIGSEGKKMLLYKVLQRRHEELKLFGASGSQLGFIGHLNDLYGEFKRHELAPASLEEGLAAWDASSSAPILGDKLHDLLLVYRDFEQELSGLYIDDEDTLSELSERMPESELLNGAQVWIDGFQSFTPLELGVIGGLMSRAESVTIGLTLDRPYDQGALPGELDLFFPTAGAYAKLKGMADERGVATETQVLHADVLPRFVNSPGLAHLEAGFDRRVRWRSDGRDPGIRLYAAENRRTELEGALREMRRLAQEEGVRYRDMAVLVRNLDAYADMAEPLFRDYDVPVFLDRRRNELHHPLAEFVRSALDIVRRRWRYEDVFRCVKTDLLLPRDGSVTREDMDQLENYVLASGIHGYRWTDGKPWRAAPSLSLEDPGQERRNLGREQMLALMETCRSTITGPLGAFEKRMNKAKTAKERCVALYQLLEDAEVPWKLDAMSARAEAEGDPERSREHRQIWGAVLDLLDQTVDMLGSERLELDLFAGMVETGLAELQLGLIPPALDQVLFGSMDRTRLRDIRYVFVLGAVDGELPAVPQDDGVLTEQERLWLTDRGLSLGPNATRKMLDERFLIYTALTSASHRLWLSYPVADEEGKTLLPSEIVRHVRKMFGLEISPLLAEPQNVDDEQSHWAHVLHSGQSLSSLIAQLRRWRRGEEIPELWWAVYNWHLSRMETRLPLERLLGSVFYQNRALPLRTSTSRKLYGTQVRTSVSRMERFVACPFSHFASHGLRLKERQTYRLQAPDIGQLFHAALSQLAIRLREQNRSWGSLSPDECRQEAEHTVEQIAPQLQGEILLSTKRYGYIFRKLKEVVGRASVILGEQSRRGSFEPIGLELDFGPDKPLPPLRFELENGCVLEIVGRIDRVDVAEGENGLLLRVIDYKSSQTDLKLHEVYYGLSLQMLTYLEVLLSAAEEWLGEPALPGGTLYFHVHNPLLQSSNGMTPEQAGQELLKKFKMKGLLLADRDAIAQMDHTLDKGHSAIIPVALKADGSFYSSAAVATPEQWDTLLSSVRHNIREIGTRITEGDVAIEPYRIQQEVACTFCPYKPVCQFDENIEGNEYKLLPKPGKQQMWDLLSHHKGGETT